Proteins from a single region of Enoplosus armatus isolate fEnoArm2 chromosome 6, fEnoArm2.hap1, whole genome shotgun sequence:
- the armc10 gene encoding armadillo repeat-containing protein 10 codes for MGDGSITSRLGNMKALLGIVAGAGASYGIYKLISGGGFKRNKKSATNESPGVRSSQPSEVTLQPGSLLAKVSGLDVVCPRPDVASGDIIHQSPGNLEPQHLKMLLSCLQTSNNPSDRCRILLTLGNAAAFTVNQNLIREFEGIHIIAGFLSDSAAEVRVQTLNALNNLCMNIQNQEQIKVYVPQVLELIEMSPVNSDLQLGALRLLTNLSVTDEHQHLLKESITLLLSLLVVSNEALQVQTLKVLVNLSSNPDMMDDIVQAQAPASVVVLFDARTAPAVLLRLLTFAGNLKAWRPSAQVADELRRKQDCLFRVMLDESSQLHSRLVQLLSHPDGEIQAQVARILT; via the exons atgGGTGATGGCAGTATTACTTCCAGGCTCGGCAACATGAAAGCGTTACTTGGAATTGTTGCCGGAGCTGGAGCTTCTTACGGGATATACAAACTTATCAGCGGGGGAGGCTtcaagagaaacaagaaaagtgCCACCAATGAAAGTCCTGGTGTCAGGAGCAGTCAGCCCAGTGAAGTTACCCTACAGCCGGGGAGCCTGCTGGCCAAAGTGTCTGGACTGGATGTTGTCTGTCCCCGACCTGATGTTGCGTCAG GTGACATCATCCACCAGTCCCCTGGCAACCTGGAGCCACAGCACCTGAAAATGCTGCTGTCATGCCTGCAGACCAGCAATAATCCATCCGACAGATGTCGGATCCTACTTACGTTAGGAAatgctgctgccttcactgtGAATCag AATCTAATACGGGAATTTGAAGGGATTCATATCATAGCTGGTTTCCTCTCTGATTCTGCGGCAGAGGTCAGAGTGCAGACTCTGAATGCTTTAAATAATCTGTGTATGAACATCCAAAACCAGGAACAAATAAAG GTTTATGTGCCACAAGTGCTGGAGCTGATTGAGATGTCACCAGTGAATTCTGACCTTCAGCTTGGTGCTCTCAGGCTACTGACAAACCTTTCAGTCACAGATGAACATCAACACTTGCTGAAGGAATCAATTACACTTCTACTCTCTCTACTTGTCGTGAGCAATGAAGCATTACAG GTCCAGACTTTGAAAGTCCTTGTGAATTTGTCATCTAATCCAGACATGATGGATGACATTGTGCAAGCTCAG GCACCAGCTTCTGTTGTGGTGCTGTTTGACGCCCGAACAGCCCCTGCGGTGCTTCTGCGACTGCTGACGTTTGCAGGGAACTTAAAGGCCTGGAGGCCCTCTGCCCAGGTGGCTGATGAACTGAGGCGGAAGCAGGATTGCCTCTTCCGGGTCATGCTAGATGAGTCTTCCCAGCTCCACAGCAGACTGGTCCAGCTGCTTTCACACCCTGATGGGGAGATTCAGGCCCAGGTGGCTCGTATCTTGACATAA